From Micrococcus porci, one genomic window encodes:
- the tatC gene encoding twin-arginine translocase subunit TatC, with product MTSVDEEAAGARGRRKGRKPKNPNGEMPLREHLKELRDRLIKSVLAVVLGAVAGFALYKPVMEVLTRPMVEARERGVNAALAFDTVSSPFDMMLKVALFIGIVVSSPVWLYQAWAFVVPGLTKSEKKYAVGFLGTAIPLFLAGLYLAWLVHPQAVQFFIGFTFDGTAALPTASNFLTFSITLFLVFGVSMVLPVFLVGLNLLGVLPATTILKHWRIVVFLVALIAAMAAPGSDVISMFYLAGPLLLLFGISILVCWLNDRRRARRSRDTAEDLEAEIAAGPRSLDEL from the coding sequence GTGACCTCGGTCGACGAGGAGGCCGCCGGCGCCCGAGGGCGCCGCAAGGGCCGCAAGCCGAAGAACCCGAACGGCGAGATGCCGCTGCGCGAGCACCTCAAGGAGCTCCGCGACCGGCTCATCAAGTCGGTCCTGGCCGTCGTGCTGGGCGCGGTGGCGGGTTTCGCGCTGTACAAGCCGGTCATGGAGGTGCTCACCCGCCCCATGGTGGAGGCGCGTGAGCGCGGGGTGAACGCCGCCCTGGCGTTCGACACCGTGAGCTCGCCGTTCGACATGATGCTCAAGGTCGCGCTGTTCATCGGCATCGTGGTGTCCAGCCCGGTCTGGCTCTACCAGGCCTGGGCGTTCGTGGTGCCAGGCCTGACGAAGAGCGAGAAGAAGTACGCCGTGGGATTCCTCGGCACCGCCATCCCGCTGTTCCTCGCGGGCCTGTACCTCGCGTGGCTCGTCCACCCTCAGGCGGTGCAGTTCTTCATCGGCTTCACCTTCGACGGCACCGCGGCCCTGCCGACGGCGTCCAACTTCCTCACCTTCTCCATCACCCTGTTCCTGGTGTTCGGGGTGTCCATGGTGCTCCCCGTGTTCCTGGTGGGCCTCAACCTGCTCGGCGTGCTCCCGGCGACGACGATCCTGAAGCACTGGCGGATCGTCGTGTTCCTCGTGGCGCTGATCGCCGCCATGGCCGCCCCCGGCTCCGACGTCATCTCGATGTTCTACCTGGCCGGGCCGCTGCTGCTGCTGTTCGGCATCTCGATCCTCGTCTGCTGGCTGAACGACCGCCGTCGGGCCCGGAGGAGCCGTGACACGGCCGAGGACCTGGAGGCGGAGATCGCGGCAGGACCGCGCTCGCTCGACGAGCTCTGA
- the tatA gene encoding Sec-independent protein translocase subunit TatA, producing the protein MRFTPTHLIVLIIVVLLLFAAPKLPALARNLGQSMRIFSSEVKQMKEENTTKKAEGAATADAPSQGAGSTAAEPVEGRVVDRDVRDDR; encoded by the coding sequence ATGCGGTTCACCCCGACCCACCTGATCGTCCTGATCATCGTCGTGCTGCTGCTGTTCGCGGCCCCCAAGTTGCCGGCCCTGGCCCGCAACCTGGGGCAGTCCATGCGCATCTTCTCCTCCGAGGTCAAGCAGATGAAGGAGGAGAACACCACCAAGAAGGCGGAGGGCGCCGCCACGGCGGACGCCCCTTCCCAGGGCGCCGGCTCCACCGCCGCCGAGCCCGTCGAGGGCCGCGTGGTGGACCGCGACGTGCGCGACGACCGCTGA
- a CDS encoding helix-turn-helix transcriptional regulator, whose protein sequence is MSAHGSTAEPAERIISLLWLLLHEPLGYTREQIRRLVVGYEGLTDGAFEKLFQRDRRALRAVGVPLETVGDPDDEAGPRLRVDRDALLLQDVDFTVDERRALVRARRLWGDSPLRDDVVRAVGVLFHPGEVGGDDALEGFRTVMPRTDPRVAALSEAAAEQSVVRFSYRDAAGALTERTVRAWLLTLVRGRWYLTGWDADRAAERSFRLTRMESDPVVLDAGAASPAGEAPTLPAGHDHAALRARLAGRAEAETVRVWLAPGRGQGFRVAGRPVPATAADGPAPGPDWELWECPSGPSEDGAVAEAAVAVGQVLFSTVEAAAGRALAADLAAAAAVHAGDPDPAWRDVPLTAPTRRRSRASSEDLVGRLLDIVGLANRAEGIGRDELQERLGVTARELDADLEVLRYCGMPEREFPGFQFDVEDEGGRVRVHQSSELAGPVRLTLPEAHALVAALQTVAEMTVLTPEDREAARSAQRRIRASLADAGQSHAGSADAEAPRDGTGKEPGAVVAHWDVVADPDTVRTLLDAVAERAVVHLRYHGVRSDAVTERDVEPLAVVQDRTRLYLQAWCRRAGGPRVFRVDRIGALHRTGETFRARRVPAWDPRPAGDGVEAVVRWAHEVRDAADAYAPAAAATLDSGDRLTRVLLADDDAAVGLAARHGGRVEILAPAALRGAVRGRLEAAARRAAGAVA, encoded by the coding sequence GTGAGCGCACACGGGTCCACGGCCGAGCCGGCCGAGCGGATCATCTCCCTGCTGTGGCTCCTGCTCCACGAGCCGCTCGGCTACACCCGGGAGCAGATCCGCCGGCTCGTCGTCGGCTACGAGGGGCTCACGGACGGCGCGTTCGAGAAGCTCTTCCAGCGGGACCGCCGCGCCCTCCGGGCCGTGGGGGTCCCGCTGGAGACCGTCGGCGACCCCGACGACGAGGCCGGCCCGCGCCTCCGCGTCGACCGGGACGCCCTGCTCCTGCAGGACGTGGACTTCACGGTGGACGAGCGCCGCGCCCTCGTGCGCGCCCGGCGCCTCTGGGGGGATTCACCCCTGCGGGACGACGTCGTCCGCGCCGTCGGCGTCCTGTTCCACCCCGGCGAGGTCGGCGGCGACGACGCCCTCGAGGGCTTCCGCACCGTCATGCCGCGCACGGACCCACGCGTCGCCGCCCTCAGCGAGGCCGCCGCGGAGCAGTCCGTGGTGCGGTTCTCCTACCGCGACGCCGCCGGCGCCCTCACCGAGCGCACCGTGCGGGCCTGGCTCCTCACCCTGGTGCGCGGCCGCTGGTACCTGACCGGCTGGGACGCCGACCGTGCCGCGGAGCGCTCCTTCCGGCTCACCCGCATGGAGTCGGATCCCGTGGTCCTGGACGCCGGGGCGGCCAGCCCGGCGGGGGAGGCGCCCACCCTGCCCGCGGGCCACGACCACGCCGCGCTGCGCGCCCGCCTGGCCGGCCGCGCCGAGGCGGAGACGGTCCGCGTCTGGCTGGCCCCCGGCCGCGGCCAGGGGTTCCGCGTGGCAGGCCGCCCGGTTCCGGCCACGGCGGCGGACGGCCCCGCCCCCGGTCCGGACTGGGAGCTCTGGGAGTGCCCCTCCGGCCCGAGCGAGGACGGCGCCGTGGCCGAGGCGGCGGTGGCCGTGGGCCAGGTCCTCTTCTCCACGGTCGAGGCGGCCGCCGGGCGGGCCCTGGCCGCCGATCTGGCGGCCGCCGCGGCGGTCCACGCCGGGGACCCGGACCCCGCCTGGCGCGACGTCCCGCTGACGGCGCCCACCCGGCGGCGCTCCCGGGCCTCGAGCGAGGACCTGGTCGGCCGCCTGCTGGACATCGTGGGGCTCGCCAACCGCGCCGAGGGCATCGGCCGGGACGAGCTGCAGGAGCGCCTGGGCGTGACCGCCCGCGAGCTGGACGCCGACCTGGAGGTCCTGCGCTACTGCGGGATGCCCGAGCGGGAGTTCCCCGGGTTCCAGTTCGACGTGGAGGACGAGGGCGGACGGGTGCGCGTCCACCAGTCCTCCGAGCTGGCCGGCCCCGTCCGGTTGACCCTGCCCGAGGCCCACGCCCTGGTGGCCGCCCTGCAGACCGTGGCCGAGATGACCGTGCTGACCCCCGAGGACCGGGAGGCCGCGCGCTCGGCGCAGCGGCGCATCCGAGCCTCCCTCGCCGACGCCGGACAGTCGCACGCGGGCTCCGCGGACGCCGAAGCCCCCCGCGACGGGACGGGGAAGGAGCCCGGCGCCGTCGTCGCCCACTGGGACGTGGTGGCCGACCCGGACACGGTGCGCACCCTGCTGGACGCCGTCGCCGAGCGCGCCGTGGTGCACCTGCGCTACCACGGGGTGCGCTCCGACGCCGTCACGGAGCGGGACGTCGAGCCGCTGGCCGTCGTCCAGGACCGCACGCGCCTGTACCTGCAGGCCTGGTGCCGGCGGGCGGGCGGGCCGCGGGTGTTCCGCGTCGACCGGATCGGCGCGCTGCACCGCACGGGGGAGACCTTCCGGGCACGACGAGTCCCGGCGTGGGACCCGCGCCCTGCCGGTGACGGCGTCGAGGCCGTCGTCCGCTGGGCCCACGAGGTGCGGGACGCCGCCGACGCCTACGCCCCCGCCGCGGCCGCCACCCTGGACTCCGGAGACCGCCTCACCCGGGTTCTCCTCGCCGACGACGACGCTGCCGTGGGCCTGGCCGCGCGGCACGGCGGGCGGGTCGAGATCCTGGCCCCGGCCGCCCTGCGCGGGGCCGTGCGCGGGCGCCTCGAGGCCGCGGCCCGCCGGGCCGCGGGCGCGGTAGCCTAG
- a CDS encoding FKBP-type peptidyl-prolyl cis-trans isomerase codes for MSFGQRDYDRTKPEIDFPGDTPPTELVVEDLIEGSGPAVEPGSRVQVHYVGVAWSTGEEFDASWNRGTPLPLTVGIGQVIAGWDQGLLGMKVGGRRRLEIPPHLGYGARGAGSAIGPNETLIFVCDLVSVD; via the coding sequence GTGTCCTTCGGACAGCGCGACTACGACCGCACCAAGCCCGAGATCGACTTCCCCGGCGACACCCCGCCCACCGAGCTCGTCGTCGAGGACCTGATCGAGGGCTCCGGACCCGCCGTGGAGCCGGGCTCCCGCGTGCAGGTGCACTACGTGGGCGTGGCCTGGTCCACCGGCGAGGAGTTCGACGCCTCGTGGAACCGCGGCACCCCGCTGCCCCTCACCGTGGGCATCGGCCAGGTCATCGCCGGCTGGGACCAGGGCCTGCTGGGCATGAAGGTCGGCGGACGTCGCCGCCTGGAGATCCCGCCGCACCTCGGCTACGGGGCGCGCGGGGCCGGCTCGGCCATCGGTCCGAACGAGACCCTCATCTTCGTCTGCGACCTCGTCTCGGTCGACTGA
- a CDS encoding FKBP-type peptidyl-prolyl cis-trans isomerase, translated as MNRAPSSAAAPRRRRPRTALSLSLAGLLLATACGAGESSDGSSSPASASSSAAAQGSEATSSSAAPVEYGDPAALDGLTFTVGADGTPSATVGKAIESDKAVVKTLTKGTGATPKAGDVLRLSTALLDPATGKVLNENFTTQPEMVAVGSDPASMNPYVHKAVYGAPVGSDVAVYLPAPSSSASAPSGTEAAPAQLAVFRVQGVAEQLPQADERLPKVSVDPATGRPSIEKPTGSAPEELVVEPLIQGEGPEVEDTDTVAVQYQGVTWSDGSTFDSSYERGTPATFSLDQVIAGWKEGLAGQKVGSRVLISVPSEKAYGAEGTPDGSIGKDEDLLFVVDILAAQPAAASSPAAPSGSTAPSGSSSASPSN; from the coding sequence ATGAACCGTGCCCCGTCCTCCGCGGCCGCCCCGCGCCGCCGCCGTCCCCGCACCGCCCTGTCCCTGAGCCTGGCCGGGCTGCTGCTGGCCACCGCCTGCGGGGCGGGCGAGTCGTCGGACGGCTCGTCGTCCCCGGCGTCCGCCTCGTCCTCCGCCGCGGCGCAGGGATCCGAGGCCACGTCCTCCTCCGCCGCCCCCGTCGAATACGGGGATCCGGCCGCCCTCGACGGCCTGACGTTCACGGTGGGCGCCGACGGCACCCCCTCCGCGACGGTGGGGAAGGCCATCGAGTCGGACAAGGCCGTCGTGAAGACCCTGACGAAGGGCACCGGCGCCACGCCGAAGGCGGGCGACGTGCTGCGCCTATCGACGGCCCTGCTGGACCCGGCGACGGGCAAGGTCCTCAACGAGAACTTCACCACGCAGCCGGAGATGGTGGCCGTGGGCTCGGACCCGGCGTCCATGAACCCCTACGTGCACAAGGCCGTCTACGGCGCGCCCGTCGGCTCGGACGTGGCCGTCTACCTCCCGGCTCCGTCCTCCTCGGCCTCCGCGCCGTCGGGGACCGAGGCCGCCCCCGCCCAGCTCGCGGTCTTCCGGGTGCAGGGCGTCGCCGAGCAGCTCCCGCAGGCCGACGAGCGGCTTCCGAAGGTCTCGGTCGACCCCGCCACCGGACGGCCGAGCATCGAGAAGCCCACCGGCTCGGCGCCGGAGGAGCTCGTCGTCGAGCCGCTGATCCAGGGCGAGGGCCCCGAGGTGGAGGACACCGACACCGTCGCCGTCCAGTACCAGGGTGTGACGTGGTCGGACGGATCCACCTTCGACTCCTCCTACGAGCGCGGCACCCCGGCCACGTTCTCCCTCGACCAGGTCATCGCCGGCTGGAAGGAGGGACTGGCGGGCCAGAAGGTCGGCTCCCGCGTGCTCATCTCCGTGCCCTCGGAGAAGGCGTACGGCGCCGAGGGCACCCCCGACGGGAGCATCGGCAAGGACGAGGACCTGCTGTTCGTCGTCGACATCCTCGCGGCTCAGCCCGCCGCGGCGTCGTCCCCGGCCGCCCCGTCCGGCTCGACGGCCCCGTCCGGCTCGTCCTCGGCGAGCCCCTCGAACTGA
- the pafA gene encoding Pup--protein ligase produces the protein MTTDARRIFGLETEYGVQHWNPQARPLSPEEVVRYLFRPVLEWGRSSNVFVRNGSRLYLDVGSHPEYATAECSTLDELIASDAAGDLMLLDLIARAEEAMAADGIGGRIYLYRNNADSSGSSYGSHENYLLRRRTEYRRLTEALVPFLVSRQILVGAGRVIPAGVWPEGEGRAHFAFSQRADFVQEGVSSSTTRSRPIINTRDEPHADASEYRRLHVIVGDTNLSEATTLLRFGATDLMLRMIEAGYPLGDHRVAHPTLAIRQISHDLTGTVRVNLREGTASALDLQDHYLSRARAFVASEGAHHDRVEDVLDLWGTVVDAVRSQDFGPIEETIDWAIKLKLLRGYRDRYGLDWDAPRLAQLDLAFHDIAPGRGLFPLLRERGGVRRVLPEGAARAAVDAAPPSTRATVRAEFIARARAAGMDYAVDWTTLKLNDHPIHAISTKDPFSTDATPVDRLFERVG, from the coding sequence GTGACCACGGACGCCCGCCGCATCTTCGGGCTGGAGACGGAGTACGGCGTCCAGCACTGGAACCCGCAGGCCCGCCCACTCAGCCCGGAGGAGGTGGTGCGCTACCTCTTCCGCCCCGTGCTCGAGTGGGGCCGCTCCTCCAACGTGTTCGTGCGCAACGGCTCCCGCCTCTACCTCGACGTCGGCTCGCACCCGGAGTACGCCACCGCGGAGTGCTCGACGCTGGACGAGCTGATCGCCTCCGACGCCGCCGGCGACCTCATGCTGCTGGACCTCATCGCCCGGGCCGAGGAGGCCATGGCGGCGGACGGCATCGGCGGCCGGATCTACCTGTACCGCAACAACGCGGACTCCTCGGGCAGCTCGTACGGCTCGCACGAGAACTACCTGCTGCGCCGCCGCACCGAGTACCGCCGCCTCACCGAGGCGCTCGTCCCGTTCCTGGTGTCGCGACAGATCCTCGTCGGCGCCGGGCGCGTGATCCCCGCCGGCGTCTGGCCGGAGGGGGAGGGGCGCGCGCACTTCGCGTTCTCCCAGCGGGCGGACTTCGTGCAGGAGGGCGTGTCGTCGTCGACCACCCGGTCCCGGCCCATCATCAACACCCGGGACGAACCGCACGCCGACGCGTCGGAGTACCGGCGGCTGCACGTGATCGTGGGGGACACGAACCTCTCCGAGGCCACCACGCTGCTGCGCTTCGGGGCCACCGACCTGATGCTCCGCATGATCGAGGCGGGCTACCCCCTCGGCGACCACCGCGTGGCCCACCCGACCCTCGCGATCCGGCAGATCTCCCACGACCTCACCGGCACCGTACGCGTGAACCTGCGCGAGGGCACGGCCTCCGCCCTCGACCTGCAGGACCACTACCTCTCCCGGGCCCGCGCGTTCGTGGCGTCCGAGGGGGCGCACCACGATCGGGTCGAGGACGTCCTGGACCTGTGGGGCACGGTGGTCGACGCCGTCCGATCCCAGGACTTCGGGCCGATCGAGGAGACGATCGACTGGGCGATCAAGCTGAAGCTGCTGCGGGGCTACCGCGATCGCTACGGGCTGGACTGGGACGCGCCGCGCCTGGCGCAGCTGGACCTGGCGTTCCACGACATCGCGCCGGGGCGCGGCCTGTTCCCCCTGCTGCGCGAGCGCGGCGGGGTCCGCCGAGTGCTCCCGGAGGGGGCCGCCCGGGCCGCGGTCGACGCCGCCCCGCCCAGCACGCGCGCCACGGTGCGTGCCGAGTTCATCGCCCGCGCCCGCGCGGCGGGGATGGACTACGCGGTGGACTGGACGACGCTCAAGCTGAACGACCACCCGATCCACGCGATCTCCACGAAGGACCCGTTCAGCACGGATGCGACGCCGGTGGACCGCCTGTTCGAGCGGGTGGGCTGA
- a CDS encoding ubiquitin-like protein Pup, translated as MAQEQIRPRPAGGPEDEGAAAQAQAKAAPQDTGLDGLLDEIDSVLESNAEEFVKGFVQKGGQ; from the coding sequence ATGGCCCAGGAGCAGATCCGACCCCGCCCCGCAGGCGGCCCGGAGGACGAGGGCGCCGCCGCCCAGGCGCAGGCGAAGGCCGCCCCGCAGGACACCGGCCTGGATGGCCTGCTGGACGAGATCGACTCCGTGCTGGAGTCCAACGCGGAGGAGTTCGTCAAGGGCTTCGTGCAGAAGGGCGGCCAGTGA
- a CDS encoding pyrimidine dimer DNA glycosylase/endonuclease V: MRLWTLHPRHLDRQGLTGGWREALLAQAVLARRTKGYRDHPQLERFRGHGDPAAAIGAFLSGIALEASARGYRFDVSKIDRPLLPADGAGELVLPFRIAPIEVTTGQVAHEWGHLRAKLAARSPGWLERWADVQTPDVHPLFEVVDGPIASWERP; encoded by the coding sequence ATGCGCCTCTGGACCCTGCACCCCCGCCACCTCGACCGCCAGGGCCTGACCGGCGGGTGGCGTGAGGCGCTCCTCGCCCAGGCCGTCCTCGCGCGCCGGACGAAGGGCTACCGCGACCACCCGCAGCTGGAGCGCTTCCGCGGCCATGGCGATCCGGCCGCGGCCATCGGGGCGTTCCTCTCCGGGATCGCGCTCGAGGCGTCCGCCCGCGGCTACCGCTTCGACGTCTCGAAGATCGACCGCCCCCTCCTGCCCGCGGACGGCGCCGGTGAGCTGGTCCTGCCGTTCCGCATCGCGCCGATCGAGGTCACGACCGGCCAGGTGGCCCACGAGTGGGGGCACCTGCGCGCCAAGCTCGCGGCCCGCAGCCCCGGGTGGCTGGAGCGCTGGGCCGACGTTCAGACGCCGGACGTGCACCCCCTGTTCGAGGTGGTCGACGGGCCGATCGCGTCCTGGGAGCGCCCCTGA
- a CDS encoding cyclodeaminase/cyclohydrolase family protein, translating into MIRHETVEDHLTRLASGEPTPGGGATGALVVAQGAGLVAMAARFSGREEVAVECERVIRDSLAISDEDEEGFAAVADAYTLPKDGDAARARRSAAVQAALDQAVRPPRAIVDAVDRTVGLAERVLDDANPHVLSDVGAALGCARAGAGAAVVTLLTNLSPLHDEQLGAELRAEIARADELTSRIDALAARVRERIAR; encoded by the coding sequence ATGATCCGCCACGAGACCGTCGAGGACCACCTGACCCGCCTGGCCTCAGGGGAGCCCACGCCCGGGGGCGGGGCCACCGGGGCGCTCGTCGTCGCCCAGGGCGCGGGGCTGGTCGCCATGGCCGCCCGCTTCTCTGGGCGCGAGGAGGTCGCGGTCGAGTGCGAGCGCGTGATCCGCGACAGCCTGGCGATCTCCGACGAGGACGAGGAGGGCTTCGCGGCCGTCGCCGACGCCTACACCCTCCCGAAGGACGGCGACGCGGCCCGCGCCCGCCGCTCCGCGGCCGTCCAGGCCGCGCTCGACCAGGCCGTCCGGCCGCCGCGCGCCATCGTGGATGCCGTCGACCGGACGGTGGGCCTCGCCGAGCGTGTCCTCGACGACGCCAACCCCCACGTGCTCTCCGACGTCGGCGCCGCCCTGGGATGCGCCCGGGCGGGGGCGGGCGCCGCCGTCGTGACACTGCTGACGAACCTCTCCCCGCTCCACGACGAGCAGCTGGGGGCCGAGCTGCGCGCCGAGATCGCCCGGGCCGACGAGCTCACCTCACGCATCGACGCGCTCGCGGCACGGGTGCGGGAGCGGATCGCCCGCTGA
- the dop gene encoding depupylase/deamidase Dop produces MSAPGSMPGGIGGAPEAVAGTPAFAGQRRLFPADLTAPPGGRDAAGWGVHRVMGTESEFGIHAPANPGAHHSVLSVELVNSYADLITHSGGAVAGTEWDYAGESPLVDARGWRMPRSAAHPSQLTDQALVGPDGEPVHLLLSTVLPNGARWYVDHAHPEYSSPEVASPREAVVWDAAGDRVAQAAAEHIAAAEGAPEVLVYKNNTDGKGQSYGSHENYLVARALPFDELAEVLLPFFAARQVLVGAGRVGVGLRGERPGFQLSQRADFFEEQVGLETTIRRPIVNTRDEPHARGDAYRRLHVIIGDANLSQHATWLRMGMTALVLALAEAGTAPRIVLDDPVAALQTISHDPTLRAAVPGRERGADGVWTRREWTGLQILGAYLDAAREHCARCGVDDAETAAVLDAWGTDLADAAADPLALADRADWAAKLRVLEGLRARGGLDWSDPRLAMVDLQYADLRPAKSLHRRLVAAGAMRVLVEDAEVEAAVVAPPRSTRAWTRGNLVRHHARQVSGAAWDSVLVRAAEEAPLHRLRLEEPLVGAAEDLPGWWDDTPGSAAPAPEPNELVTRLGELLRR; encoded by the coding sequence GTGAGCGCCCCCGGGTCGATGCCGGGGGGCATCGGCGGGGCGCCGGAGGCGGTGGCCGGCACCCCGGCCTTCGCGGGTCAGCGCCGGCTGTTCCCCGCGGACCTCACCGCCCCGCCGGGCGGCCGCGACGCCGCCGGCTGGGGCGTGCACCGCGTCATGGGCACCGAGTCCGAGTTCGGGATCCACGCTCCGGCCAACCCGGGGGCCCACCACAGCGTGCTGTCCGTCGAGCTGGTGAACTCCTACGCGGACCTGATCACGCACTCCGGCGGGGCCGTCGCCGGGACGGAGTGGGACTACGCGGGGGAGTCGCCCCTCGTGGACGCCCGCGGCTGGCGCATGCCGCGCTCGGCGGCCCACCCCTCGCAGCTGACGGACCAGGCCCTCGTCGGGCCGGACGGAGAGCCGGTGCACCTGCTGCTGTCCACGGTGCTGCCCAACGGCGCCCGCTGGTACGTGGACCACGCCCACCCGGAGTACTCGTCCCCCGAGGTGGCCTCGCCGCGGGAGGCCGTGGTGTGGGACGCCGCGGGGGACCGGGTCGCGCAGGCCGCGGCCGAGCACATCGCCGCCGCCGAGGGTGCCCCGGAGGTCCTGGTCTACAAGAACAACACGGACGGCAAGGGCCAGTCCTACGGCAGCCACGAGAACTACCTCGTCGCGCGCGCCCTGCCGTTCGACGAGCTCGCCGAGGTCCTGCTGCCGTTCTTCGCGGCCCGTCAGGTCCTGGTGGGCGCCGGCCGCGTGGGCGTGGGCCTGCGCGGGGAGCGCCCGGGATTCCAGCTCTCCCAGCGGGCGGACTTCTTCGAGGAGCAGGTGGGGCTGGAGACCACCATCCGGCGGCCGATCGTCAACACCCGCGATGAGCCCCATGCCCGCGGCGACGCCTACCGGCGCCTGCACGTGATCATCGGAGACGCGAACCTCAGCCAGCACGCCACCTGGCTGCGGATGGGCATGACGGCCCTGGTCCTCGCCCTGGCCGAGGCCGGCACGGCACCGCGCATCGTCCTGGACGACCCCGTGGCCGCGCTCCAGACGATCAGCCACGACCCGACCCTGCGGGCGGCCGTGCCGGGCCGCGAGCGCGGCGCCGACGGCGTGTGGACCCGGCGCGAGTGGACCGGCCTGCAGATCCTGGGCGCCTACCTGGACGCGGCGCGGGAGCACTGCGCGCGCTGCGGCGTGGACGACGCCGAGACCGCCGCCGTCCTGGACGCGTGGGGGACCGACCTGGCCGACGCCGCCGCGGACCCGCTCGCGCTGGCCGACCGCGCGGACTGGGCCGCGAAGCTGCGCGTCCTCGAGGGCCTACGCGCCCGCGGCGGGCTCGACTGGTCGGACCCGCGCCTGGCCATGGTCGACCTGCAGTACGCGGACCTGCGTCCGGCGAAGTCCCTGCATCGGCGGCTCGTGGCGGCCGGGGCGATGCGCGTACTGGTCGAGGACGCCGAAGTGGAGGCCGCCGTCGTCGCCCCGCCGCGGAGCACCCGCGCGTGGACGCGCGGGAACCTGGTGCGCCACCACGCCCGGCAGGTGTCGGGCGCCGCGTGGGACTCCGTCCTTGTCCGGGCCGCCGAGGAGGCCCCTCTGCACCGGCTGCGCCTCGAGGAGCCGCTGGTCGGCGCGGCCGAGGACCTGCCCGGCTGGTGGGACGACACCCCCGGCAGCGCGGCGCCCGCGCCGGAGCCGAACGAGCTGGTCACCCGGCTGGGGGAGCTGCTCCGGCGCTGA